A window of the Thermogemmatispora onikobensis genome harbors these coding sequences:
- a CDS encoding amino acid deaminase/aldolase: MLRDYQYYREIFRGRPLPLAYVDLDLLEENIRLTRERAGGKRVRIASKSLRSVTIIKRLLAAEPTFQGIMAFTAREAVYLASQGLDDLLIGYPTWHEEDIAAVARASAEGTHITLMVDSLAHVEQIEGVARRYGVRLPLCLDIDMAVDFPGLHFGVWRSPLRTAEQVRPVIERIMSSPHVWLDGIMGYEAQIAGVGDRYPGQALKNALVTWLKRRSLGEIAARRAALVALIKEYAPQVRFVNGGGTGSVHTTRLEASVSEITVGSAFYGPTLFDHYRNFRYQPAAGFAIEIVRRPHPQIYTCLGGGYVASGAAGPDKLPQPYLPQGAQLIATEGAGEVQTPIRYSGPVMLSLGDPIFLRHAKAGELCERFTHLLLVSNGSIVDEVTTYRGDGHCFL, encoded by the coding sequence ATGCTCCGCGACTACCAGTATTACCGCGAGATCTTCCGCGGGCGTCCCCTGCCTCTGGCTTATGTGGACCTGGACCTGCTAGAGGAGAACATTCGTCTGACACGCGAGCGCGCCGGCGGCAAGCGGGTGCGCATCGCCTCGAAGTCGCTACGCAGTGTCACCATCATCAAGCGCCTTCTGGCAGCCGAGCCGACCTTTCAGGGTATTATGGCCTTCACCGCTCGCGAGGCCGTCTATCTGGCCAGCCAGGGCCTGGACGACCTGCTGATCGGCTATCCGACCTGGCACGAGGAGGATATCGCAGCGGTGGCACGCGCTAGCGCGGAAGGGACCCACATCACCTTGATGGTCGACAGCCTGGCTCACGTGGAACAGATCGAGGGCGTGGCCCGCCGCTACGGCGTGCGCCTGCCGCTCTGCCTCGACATCGACATGGCCGTCGACTTCCCCGGGCTGCATTTCGGCGTCTGGCGCTCGCCGCTACGCACGGCGGAACAGGTGCGCCCGGTCATCGAGCGGATCATGTCCTCACCCCATGTCTGGCTCGATGGCATCATGGGCTACGAGGCCCAGATCGCTGGGGTTGGCGATCGCTATCCGGGCCAGGCCCTCAAGAACGCTCTGGTGACCTGGCTCAAGCGCCGCTCGTTAGGCGAGATCGCCGCTCGCCGCGCCGCACTGGTGGCCCTGATCAAGGAATACGCCCCCCAGGTGCGCTTCGTCAACGGCGGCGGCACCGGCAGCGTGCATACAACGCGCCTGGAAGCCAGCGTCAGCGAGATCACCGTCGGCTCGGCCTTCTATGGCCCGACCCTCTTCGATCACTATCGCAATTTCCGCTATCAGCCAGCGGCAGGCTTCGCCATTGAGATCGTGCGCCGCCCGCATCCGCAGATCTATACCTGCCTCGGCGGGGGCTACGTCGCCTCCGGCGCCGCAGGTCCCGACAAGCTGCCGCAGCCTTATCTGCCCCAGGGGGCGCAGCTCATCGCTACCGAGGGCGCCGGCGAGGTCCAGACTCCCATCCGCTACAGCGGCCCCGTGATGCTCTCCCTGGGCGATCCGATCTTTCTGCGTCACGCCAAGGCCGGCGAGCTGTGCGAGCGCTTCACTCACCTGCTGCTGGTCAGCAATGGAAGCATTGTCGACGAGGTAACCACTTACCGCGGCGACGGCCACTGCTTTCTCTAA